Proteins from a single region of Juglans microcarpa x Juglans regia isolate MS1-56 chromosome 5S, Jm3101_v1.0, whole genome shotgun sequence:
- the LOC121266891 gene encoding 9-cis-epoxycarotenoid dioxygenase NCED2, chloroplastic-like yields MTAASTPLNSSSWAKAQMPRPTDLGFPLWSIYLKKPNNSRASIVHSVNSSLHSSSVLHFPKQSSRQPLISKPDSSVQFNTHQFPPQWNLLQRAAAMALNMAEGVLLSLERQHPLPKTSDPRVQIAGNFAPVPEQPAMHSLPITGTIPDCINGVYLRNGANPLFEPVAGHHFFDGDGMVHAVTIHGHSASYACRFTETQRFLQEQELGRPVFPKAIGELHGHSGIARLLLFYARGLFGLLDNNHGTGVANAGLVYFNDRLLAMSEDDLPYQVRVTTSGDLETVGRYNFDNQLKSTMIAHPKVDPVSKELFALSYDVVQKPYLKYFKFSPDGKKSPDIEIQVPAPAMMHDFAITENFVVIPDQQVVFRLDEMIRGGSSVIYDKNKKSRFGILSKNARNASDIVWVESPDTFCFHLWNAWEEQESEEVVVIGSCMTPPDSIFNECDESLKSVLSEIRFNLKTGESARRSIISASEQVNLEAGMVNRNKLGRKTRYGYLAIAEPWPKVSGFAKVDLSTGEVKKYLYGDKRYGGEPFFLPRDPHSEKEDEGYILTFVHDETTWKSELQIVNATNLQIEASVKLPSRVPYGFHGTFIDSKDLTNQA; encoded by the coding sequence ATGACTGCTGCTTCAACTCCACTCAACTCTAGTAGTTGGGCTAAAGCCCAGATGCCTCGCCCCACTGATCTGGGCTTTCCATTGTGGTCTATCTACCTGAAGAAGCCCAACAATAGTAGAGCAAGCATTGTTCATAGCGTAAACAGTTCTTTGCACTCTTCTTCGGTGCTTCATTTCCCAAAACAGAGCTCCCGGCAACCATTAATTTCGAAACCTGACAGCTCTGTTCAATTCAACACCCATCAATTTCCTCCACAGTGGAATTTGCTACAAAGAGCTGCTGCCATGGCCTTGAACATGGCCGAAGGCGTGTTGCTTTCCCTCGAGCGCCAACACCCACTTCCCAAAACCTCGGACCCGAGAGTTCAGATTGCCGGAAATTTCGCTCCCGTACCCGAACAACCTGCTATGCACTCACTTCCGATCACTGGCACAATCCCCGACTGCATCAACGGCGTTTACCTCCGAAACGGAGCCAACCCTCTATTTGAACCTGTCGCTGGCCACCACTTCTTCGACGGCGACGGCATGGTTCACGCCGTCACCATTCATGGCCACTCCGCCAGCTACGCGTGCCGGTTCACCGAGACACAAAGGTTTCTCCAAGAGCAAGAACTCGGCCGTCCGGTCTTCCCAAAGGCCATAGGTGAGCTCCACGGACACTCCGGTATCGCACGCCTTCTTTTATTCTACGCTCGAGGGCTTTTCGGACTTTTGGACAATAACCATGGCACCGGAGTCGCCAACGCCGGGTTAGTGTACTTCAACGACAGACTGCTCGCCATGTCGGAGGACGACTTGCCATATCAGGTAAGAGTCACTACCTCCGGGGACCTTGAAACCGTAGGCCGATACAATTTCGATAACCAGCTCAAGTCCACCATGATTGCTCACCCAAAGGTCGACCCAGTTTCCAAAGAGCTCTTTGCTCTCAGCTACGACGTTGTCCAGAAACCGTACCTCAAGTACTTCAAATTTTCTCCGGATGGAAAGAAGTCCCCGGATATTGAAATTCAAGTGCCGGCGCCTGCCATGATGCATGACTTTGCAATCACCGAGAACTTTGTGGTGATTCCAGATCAACAGGTGGTGTTCAGGCTCGACGAAATGATTAGAGGTGGCTCTTCCGTGATTTACGACAAGAACAAGAAGTCACGGTTCGGAATTCTCTCAAAAAATGCCCGTAATGCTTCAGATATTGTCTGGGTCGAGTCCCCAGACACGTTTTGCTTTCACTTGTGGAATGCCTGGGAGGAACAGGAGTCTGAAGAGGTCGTGGTGATCGGCTCATGCATGACACCGCCGGACTCTATTTTTAATGAATGCGATGAGAGCTTGAAAAGTGTGCTCTCTGAAATCAGGTTCAATTTGAAGACTGGAGAGTCGGCGCGGAGATCGATAATTTCGGCCTCCGAGCAGGTGAACCTAGAGGCCGGGATGGTGAACCGGAACAAGCTTGGGAGGAAAACAAGGTACGGTTACCTCGCCATTGCTGAACCGTGGCCAAAGGTGTCCGGGTTCGCCAAGGTCGATCTTTCAACTGGGGAGGTAAAGAAGTATTTATACGGCGATAAAAGGTACGGCGGAGAGCCATTTTTCTTGCCAAGAGACCCCCATTCAGAAAAGGAAGATGAAGGGTATATTCTTACTTTCGTCCACGACGAGACGACATGGAAATCCGAGCTTCAGATTGTGAACGCCACGAATTTACAGATAGAAGCTTCAGTAAAGCTGCCCTCGAGGGTTCCGTATGGTTTTCATGGCACGTTTATAGACTCAAAGGACTTGACAAACCAGGCGTAG